Within Luteolibacter flavescens, the genomic segment AGGATCTGGGTGTCTCGATGCCGTCCTTCTTCCGGATCGAGATAGCGTCGAAGAGCTTGTGGGAAGGTGCCTTGCCCAGCCCGTTGTCGTGCTTGAAGATGATCAGGGCCCGCGGATTCATGCTGCCTGCGGGGCGGGCGGCGGATTGGTCGAATTGGAAGGCATTCTCCAGTGACTGGAAGAGGAGTTCCAAGTCCTCGTCGCTGAAGCCGGTCTGCTTCGCGAGGAAGGGATTCACGAAGCCGTGCACCCTGTAGAGGCCGTAGGGGATGGTGAATTTCCGGCCCATGGTGCGCTCCTTTTCGGCATCCTTCTCATTGGTCACCGAGGTGCGGGTGATGGCGTGCTCGCTGGAGACGATGGGGTCGATCGAGCGGGCGAAGGAGATCTGGACCGGCCCGCGGACCTGTCCGCAATTGATCTCGGTGGACATTACGGCGCCGAAAGTACGGACATCGTAGTAAGTTTTTTGCATCCACTCCGTGGCCTTGTCCTTCTTTCCCTCTTTCGGAGCCTTTGCTTCCGCAGGAGGGATTTTCACGGCGGCGTGGGCTTCCTTGTGCTGCAGGTTGTGGACGGCTCCTTCGGTGAAGTAGATCCGCCTGCCGTCCGCGCCGCCGCCGGTCATGGCGACAAAGTTGCGGATCTTGCGCTTGAGGCAGACATCGGTGACGAGGCCTTGGCCGGACTCCACGTCGATGCGGGGCAGGTTCCCGGCATCGGGATCGCCGTTCGGATTGGCGTCCCGGGCGTCGAAGAGGAATACGAAGTCGTAGCGATGGTTCATGGGAGTGATGGTTGGGGAATGGAAAGGAGCTGGGGTATCAGGCATTTTCCTCGGGAGTTCCGGGCGTGTCCTTCTTCGTGAAGAAGTCCTTGCGCTGGTGGTAGTAGCCGATGGCAAAGATGCCCTGCTGCTTGAGCGGGAGCTGGTTTGGGAATCCGGAGGAATCGACCGACGACAGGATGTCTTGGACAAGGCGCTCGCGATTCACCTTTGCTCCTCCGCTGAGCTTGGAGAG encodes:
- the cas7c gene encoding type I-C CRISPR-associated protein Cas7/Csd2, which codes for MNHRYDFVFLFDARDANPNGDPDAGNLPRIDVESGQGLVTDVCLKRKIRNFVAMTGGGADGRRIYFTEGAVHNLQHKEAHAAVKIPPAEAKAPKEGKKDKATEWMQKTYYDVRTFGAVMSTEINCGQVRGPVQISFARSIDPIVSSEHAITRTSVTNEKDAEKERTMGRKFTIPYGLYRVHGFVNPFLAKQTGFSDEDLELLFQSLENAFQFDQSAARPAGSMNPRALIIFKHDNGLGKAPSHKLFDAISIRKKDGIETPRSFADYEVTIDRSAIPDGIEIIERI